In a single window of the Zea mays cultivar B73 chromosome 5, Zm-B73-REFERENCE-NAM-5.0, whole genome shotgun sequence genome:
- the LOC100272912 gene encoding RuvB-like protein 1-like: MRIEEVQSTSKKQRIATHTHIKGLGLDANGMSMPLAAGFVGQAAAREAAGLAVDMIRQKKMAGRALLLAGPPATGKTALALGIAQELGSKVPFCPMVGSEVYSSEVKKTEVLMENFRRAIGLRIKENKEVYEGEVIELSPEEAESTTGGYAKSISHVIIGLKTVKGTKQLKLDPSIYDALIKEKVAVGDVIYIEANSGAVKRVGRCDSFATEYDLEAEEYVPIPKGEVHKKKEIVQDVTLHDLDAANAQPQGGQDILSLMGQMMKPRKTEITEKLRQEINKVVNRYIDEGIAELVPGVLFIDEVHMLDIECFSYLNRALESPLSPIVILATNRGICNVRGTDMTSPHGIPVDLLDRLVIIRTETYGPTEMIQILAIRAQVEEIDIDEESLAYLGEIGQQTSLRHAIQLLSPASVVAKTNGREKMCKADLEEVSGLYLDAKSSARLLQEQQERYIT; this comes from the exons ATGAGGATAGAGGAGGTGCAATCGACCTCGAAGAAGCAGCGCATCGCCACCCACACTCACATCAAGGGCCTCGGCCTCGAC GCCAATGGAATGTCGATGCCGTTGGCGGCGGGGTTCGTGGGCCAGGCGGCGGCGCGCGAGGCGGCCGGGCTGGCGGTCGACATGATCCGCCAGAAGAAGATGGCCGGTCGCGCGCTGCTCCTTGCGGGCCCGCCCGCCACGGGCAAAACGGCGCTAGCGCTCGGCATAGCGCAGGAGCTCGGCAGCAAG GTCCCATTCTGTCCTATGGTAGGATCAGAAGTGTACTCCTCAGAGGTCAAGAAAACTGAGGTGCTGATGGAAAATTTCCGTAGAGCTATAGGTTTGCGTATAAAGGAAAACAAAGAGGTTTATGAAGGAGAG GTTATTGAACTTTCCCCAGAAGAGGCTGAGAGCACAACTGGTGGATATGCGAAAAGCATTAGCCACGTAATCATTGGCTTAAAGACTGTCAAAGGGACTAAGCAATTGAAATTAGACCCTTCAATTTATGATGCTTTGATCAAGGAAAAG GTGGCAGTGGGTGATGTTATATACATTGAAGCAAATAGTGGAGCAGTGAAAAGAGTTGGTAGATGTGATTCTTTTGCTACAGAATATGATCTTGAAGCTGAAGAGTATGTTCCTATCCCCAAAGGTGAAGTCCATAAGAAAAAGGAAATAGTGCAG GATGTCACACTCCATGACCTTGATGCAGCAAATGCCCAGCCACAAGGTGGCCAAGATATTTTGTCCCTTATGGGCCAGATGATGAAGCCACGGAAGACTGAAATCACCGAAAAGCTACGCCAAGAAATCAATAAg GTGGTAAACAGATATATCGACGAAGGAATCGCAGAGCTTGTACCTGGTGTTTTGTTCATTGATGAG GTCCACATGTTGGATATtgaatgcttttcttatcttaacCGTGCATTGGAGAGCCCATTATCACCAATTGTGATACTCGCTACGAATAGAGGAATATGTAATGTGAG AGGAACCGATATGACGAGTCCACATGGTATACCAGTGGACCTTCTAGATAGGTTGGTGATTATTCGGACAGAAACATATGGCCCTACTGAGATGATACAG ATACTGGCTATCCGAGCACAAGTGGAAGAGATTGATATCGATGAAGAAAGTCTTGCTTATTTAGGCGAGATCGGACAGCAGACATCTTTGAG ACATGCTATTCAGTTGCTATCACCTGCCAGCGTGGTCGCAAAGACCAACGGGAGAGAAAAGATGTGCAAG GCTGACCTCGAGGAAGTCAGCGGGCTCTATTTGGATGCCAAATCCTCGGCTCGCCTGCTCCAGGAGCAACAAGAAAGATACATCACCTAG
- the LOC100272912 gene encoding ruvB-like protein 1-like isoform X1 gives MRIEEVQSTSKKQRIATHTHIKGLGLDQANGMSMPLAAGFVGQAAAREAAGLAVDMIRQKKMAGRALLLAGPPATGKTALALGIAQELGSKVPFCPMVGSEVYSSEVKKTEVLMENFRRAIGLRIKENKEVYEGEVIELSPEEAESTTGGYAKSISHVIIGLKTVKGTKQLKLDPSIYDALIKEKVAVGDVIYIEANSGAVKRVGRCDSFATEYDLEAEEYVPIPKGEVHKKKEIVQDVTLHDLDAANAQPQGGQDILSLMGQMMKPRKTEITEKLRQEINKVVNRYIDEGIAELVPGVLFIDEVHMLDIECFSYLNRALESPLSPIVILATNRGICNVRGTDMTSPHGIPVDLLDRLVIIRTETYGPTEMIQILAIRAQVEEIDIDEESLAYLGEIGQQTSLRHAIQLLSPASVVAKTNGREKMCKADLEEVSGLYLDAKSSARLLQEQQERYIT, from the exons ATGAGGATAGAGGAGGTGCAATCGACCTCGAAGAAGCAGCGCATCGCCACCCACACTCACATCAAGGGCCTCGGCCTCGAC CAGGCCAATGGAATGTCGATGCCGTTGGCGGCGGGGTTCGTGGGCCAGGCGGCGGCGCGCGAGGCGGCCGGGCTGGCGGTCGACATGATCCGCCAGAAGAAGATGGCCGGTCGCGCGCTGCTCCTTGCGGGCCCGCCCGCCACGGGCAAAACGGCGCTAGCGCTCGGCATAGCGCAGGAGCTCGGCAGCAAG GTCCCATTCTGTCCTATGGTAGGATCAGAAGTGTACTCCTCAGAGGTCAAGAAAACTGAGGTGCTGATGGAAAATTTCCGTAGAGCTATAGGTTTGCGTATAAAGGAAAACAAAGAGGTTTATGAAGGAGAG GTTATTGAACTTTCCCCAGAAGAGGCTGAGAGCACAACTGGTGGATATGCGAAAAGCATTAGCCACGTAATCATTGGCTTAAAGACTGTCAAAGGGACTAAGCAATTGAAATTAGACCCTTCAATTTATGATGCTTTGATCAAGGAAAAG GTGGCAGTGGGTGATGTTATATACATTGAAGCAAATAGTGGAGCAGTGAAAAGAGTTGGTAGATGTGATTCTTTTGCTACAGAATATGATCTTGAAGCTGAAGAGTATGTTCCTATCCCCAAAGGTGAAGTCCATAAGAAAAAGGAAATAGTGCAG GATGTCACACTCCATGACCTTGATGCAGCAAATGCCCAGCCACAAGGTGGCCAAGATATTTTGTCCCTTATGGGCCAGATGATGAAGCCACGGAAGACTGAAATCACCGAAAAGCTACGCCAAGAAATCAATAAg GTGGTAAACAGATATATCGACGAAGGAATCGCAGAGCTTGTACCTGGTGTTTTGTTCATTGATGAG GTCCACATGTTGGATATtgaatgcttttcttatcttaacCGTGCATTGGAGAGCCCATTATCACCAATTGTGATACTCGCTACGAATAGAGGAATATGTAATGTGAG AGGAACCGATATGACGAGTCCACATGGTATACCAGTGGACCTTCTAGATAGGTTGGTGATTATTCGGACAGAAACATATGGCCCTACTGAGATGATACAG ATACTGGCTATCCGAGCACAAGTGGAAGAGATTGATATCGATGAAGAAAGTCTTGCTTATTTAGGCGAGATCGGACAGCAGACATCTTTGAG ACATGCTATTCAGTTGCTATCACCTGCCAGCGTGGTCGCAAAGACCAACGGGAGAGAAAAGATGTGCAAG GCTGACCTCGAGGAAGTCAGCGGGCTCTATTTGGATGCCAAATCCTCGGCTCGCCTGCTCCAGGAGCAACAAGAAAGATACATCACCTAG